A window from Candidatus Nitrospira neomarina encodes these proteins:
- the phoU gene encoding phosphate signaling complex protein PhoU, producing the protein MKRHFDDSLADLRQRILRMGALVEGQIRQALTALVDRDDVVANQVIQNDRQVNTMDVVIDELCLELLALHQPAAKDLRFVTTAMKISTELERMSDLAENICERAIELHAEPQLKPYIDIPLMAERAIKMVGEALDAFVRGDSVLARQVLNEDDYVDELNEQIFRELLSFMMENPQTISRAIRLSFISKYIERIADHATNVAELVVYMVEGKIIRHMNPT; encoded by the coding sequence ATGAAACGACATTTTGATGATTCGTTAGCGGATCTCAGGCAGAGGATTTTGCGCATGGGTGCGCTCGTTGAGGGCCAAATTCGTCAAGCGCTGACCGCGCTTGTGGATCGTGATGATGTCGTGGCGAATCAGGTCATTCAGAATGATCGTCAGGTGAATACGATGGATGTGGTCATTGACGAACTCTGTCTCGAATTGTTGGCGCTCCACCAACCCGCGGCGAAAGACCTTCGGTTTGTCACGACCGCGATGAAAATTTCCACCGAATTGGAGCGCATGAGCGATTTGGCCGAAAATATCTGTGAGCGTGCCATCGAATTGCATGCCGAACCTCAATTAAAGCCGTATATTGATATTCCGCTTATGGCCGAGCGTGCCATTAAAATGGTGGGAGAAGCCTTGGATGCGTTTGTACGAGGTGATTCGGTCCTTGCCAGACAGGTCCTTAATGAGGATGACTACGTGGATGAACTGAATGAACAAATATTTCGCGAACTGTTGTCTTTTATGATGGAAAATCCCCAAACAATTTCGCGTGCGATCCGGTTGTCGTTTATCTCCAAATACATTGAACGCATCGCCGATCATGCGACCAATGTGGCGGAACTGGTTGTGTATATGGTTGAAGGGAAAATTATCCGTCATATGAATCCAACCTGA
- a CDS encoding sugar phosphate nucleotidyltransferase yields the protein MQKWIDTRGSSSRYSQGQATPLPPQGPVSLWSLVLAGGHGERLREYTEQRFGAYRPKQYCAFMGKRSMIQHTWRRAKALCLPHRVVTVMDQSHWGYVRTQLIQESLGRVVWQPDNRGTGPGVFLPLSYIRAHDPHATVVLWPSDHFIFPVEPLIQVLRDAAALVQEHPHRMVLLTVPPQSREQDYGWVIPGHCLPNSGVSRVREVRRFVEKPQGAQLEDIALSGGQWNTLVLIANIQTLWEAGRQCIPEVVIPFEEHAGGIGTSSEHQQLLHLYRTMPTRNFSSDLLSLIPQQLHMMDLTGVYWSDWGRPERIEETIACMRRRELCGVDSESVDQAWMTSRQKETVQEEFTGVMG from the coding sequence ATGCAAAAATGGATTGACACCCGCGGAAGTTCCTCACGGTATTCTCAAGGTCAGGCTACGCCGCTACCTCCACAGGGCCCAGTTTCGCTGTGGTCTCTGGTTCTGGCAGGTGGACATGGAGAGCGCCTTCGGGAATATACCGAGCAGCGTTTCGGTGCGTATCGACCGAAGCAATATTGTGCGTTTATGGGAAAACGATCGATGATTCAACATACGTGGAGGCGGGCGAAAGCCCTTTGCCTTCCTCATCGGGTTGTAACGGTGATGGACCAATCACACTGGGGCTATGTACGGACACAATTGATCCAGGAATCCCTTGGACGGGTGGTCTGGCAACCTGATAATCGAGGAACCGGTCCCGGTGTGTTTTTGCCGCTCTCCTATATTCGAGCGCATGATCCTCATGCCACGGTGGTTCTGTGGCCTTCTGATCATTTCATTTTCCCCGTTGAGCCGCTGATTCAAGTGCTGCGTGATGCGGCGGCCCTGGTCCAGGAGCACCCGCACCGTATGGTGTTGTTGACCGTTCCTCCTCAATCGCGGGAGCAGGACTATGGATGGGTAATTCCAGGTCATTGTCTTCCAAATTCTGGAGTGAGCCGGGTCAGGGAAGTGCGAAGATTTGTGGAGAAACCCCAGGGGGCCCAGCTTGAGGATATTGCCCTAAGTGGAGGGCAATGGAATACGTTGGTGTTGATTGCCAATATCCAGACCTTATGGGAAGCCGGGCGTCAGTGTATCCCGGAAGTCGTCATTCCTTTTGAAGAACATGCGGGCGGGATTGGGACCTCAAGCGAACATCAACAATTACTGCACCTCTATCGAACGATGCCCACGAGAAATTTCTCGAGCGATCTCTTATCGCTGATTCCTCAGCAACTCCACATGATGGATCTGACCGGAGTCTATTGGAGTGATTGGGGAAGGCCTGAGCGCATTGAGGAGACCATCGCGTGTATGAGACGACGTGAACTCTGTGGAGTAGATAGCGAATCGGTTGACCAGGCCTGGATGACGTCCCGTCAGAAGGAAACAGTTCAGGAGGAATTCACTGGTGTCATGGGATAA